From one Erinaceus europaeus chromosome 4, mEriEur2.1, whole genome shotgun sequence genomic stretch:
- the LTBR gene encoding tumor necrosis factor receptor superfamily member 3 isoform X2 has translation MGFPCGLAWGALLLGLCGLLAASPTGLVSQQPLQKVLPYPSENQTCQQKEKEYYQPRLGMCCSRCPPGKHIQRECQVGQDTDCQECSPSSYNEHWNHLLKCQLCRPCDPVLGFKETAPCTKHRKTQCQCRPGLVCAPQDPDCGHCEPIPCLPGTEARPRAEMPESQVSDNYCVACQAGYFQNTTSHSARCMPHTRCEDLGLELEIRGTPKSDTVCKSPGQTPEMTGAALLLAVLLPLALLLLFAAVLACTWRTHPSLCRKLGTLLKKHPEGGEADTADGVWEPPRASSHFPDLVKPLLPLSGDASPILAGHPAASPVEKEVPQHQSPARDQEAEPPEHGQVAHATNGFHVTGGSVTVTGNIYIYNGPVLGGARGPGDPPATPDPPYPIPEEGVPGSSELSTPSQEDGKAWHLAETETLGCHAL, from the exons ATGGGCTTCCCCTGCGGCCTGGCCTGGGGGGCACTCTTGCTGGGCCTCTGCGGCCTCCTGGCGGCGTCCCCCACCGGGCTGGTGAGCCagcagcccctgcag AAGGTGCTACCGTACCCCTCAGAGAACCAGACCTGCCAGCAGAAGGAAAAGGAGTACTACCAGCCCCGGCTGGGCATGTGCTGCTCCCGCTGCCCTCCAG GCAAACACATCCAAAGAGAATGCCAGGTTGGCCAGGACACCGACTGCCAAGAGTGCAGCCCAAGCTCCTACAACGAGCACTGGAACCACCTCCTCAAGTGCCAGCTGTGCCGGCCCTGTGACCCAG TGCTGGGCTTTAAGGAGACGGCACCCTGCACCAAGCACCGCAAGACCCAGTGCCAGTGCCGCCCCGGGTTGGTCTGTGCGCCTCAGGACCCTGACTGTGGGCACTGTGAGCCCATCCCATGCCTGCCCGGCACGGAAGCCAGGCCCAGAG ctgagaTGCCTGAAAGCCAGGTATCAGACAACTACTGTGTTGCCTGCCAGGCTGGGTACTTCCAGAATACCACGTCCCACAGTGCCCGCTGCATGCCCCACACCAG GTGTGAGGACCTGGGCCTGGAGCTGGAAATCCGAGGTACCCCCAAGTCTGACACAGTCTGCAAAAGCCCAGGACAGACACCTGAGATGACAG gagCCGCACTGCTGCTCGCTGTCCTGCTGCCCCTGGCCCTGTTGCTGCTGTTTGCTGCCGTCCTGGCCTGCACCTGGAGAACCCACCCCTCTCTCTGCCGGAAGCTGG GCACTCTACTCAAGAAGCACCCAGAG GGGGGAGAGGCTGACACTGCAGATGGAGTCTGGGAGCCCCCCAGGGCCAGCTCTCACTTCCCTGACCTGGTGAAGCCACTGCTGCCCCTGTCTGGGGATGCGTCCCCCATCCTGGCCGGCCATCCTGCGGCTTCCCCTGTTGAGAAGGAGGTGCCACAGCATCAGAGTCCTGCCAGGGACCAGGAGGCTGAGCCCCCGGAGCACGGCCAGGTGGCCCATG CCACCAACGGCTTCCATGTCACCGGCGGGTCTGTGACCGTCACTGGCAATATCTATATCTACAATGGACCTGTACTGGGGGGAGCACGGGGTCCTGGAGacccccctgccaccccagaTCCTCCATACCCTATCCCAGAAGAGGGTGTTCCAGGTTCCTCTGAGCTGTCCACACCCTCCCAGGAAGATGGCAAAGCCTGGCACCTGGCTGAAACAGAGACCCTGGGATGCCATGCTCTCTAG
- the LTBR gene encoding tumor necrosis factor receptor superfamily member 3 isoform X1 produces MGFPCGLAWGALLLGLCGLLAASPTGLVSQQPLQKVLPYPSENQTCQQKEKEYYQPRLGMCCSRCPPGKHIQRECQVGQDTDCQECSPSSYNEHWNHLLKCQLCRPCDPVLGFKETAPCTKHRKTQCQCRPGLVCAPQDPDCGHCEPIPCLPGTEARPRAEMPESQVSDNYCVACQAGYFQNTTSHSARCMPHTRCEDLGLELEIRGTPKSDTVCKSPGQTPEMTGAALLLAVLLPLALLLLFAAVLACTWRTHPSLCRKLGTLLKKHPEVTRRLQAGGGEADTADGVWEPPRASSHFPDLVKPLLPLSGDASPILAGHPAASPVEKEVPQHQSPARDQEAEPPEHGQVAHATNGFHVTGGSVTVTGNIYIYNGPVLGGARGPGDPPATPDPPYPIPEEGVPGSSELSTPSQEDGKAWHLAETETLGCHAL; encoded by the exons ATGGGCTTCCCCTGCGGCCTGGCCTGGGGGGCACTCTTGCTGGGCCTCTGCGGCCTCCTGGCGGCGTCCCCCACCGGGCTGGTGAGCCagcagcccctgcag AAGGTGCTACCGTACCCCTCAGAGAACCAGACCTGCCAGCAGAAGGAAAAGGAGTACTACCAGCCCCGGCTGGGCATGTGCTGCTCCCGCTGCCCTCCAG GCAAACACATCCAAAGAGAATGCCAGGTTGGCCAGGACACCGACTGCCAAGAGTGCAGCCCAAGCTCCTACAACGAGCACTGGAACCACCTCCTCAAGTGCCAGCTGTGCCGGCCCTGTGACCCAG TGCTGGGCTTTAAGGAGACGGCACCCTGCACCAAGCACCGCAAGACCCAGTGCCAGTGCCGCCCCGGGTTGGTCTGTGCGCCTCAGGACCCTGACTGTGGGCACTGTGAGCCCATCCCATGCCTGCCCGGCACGGAAGCCAGGCCCAGAG ctgagaTGCCTGAAAGCCAGGTATCAGACAACTACTGTGTTGCCTGCCAGGCTGGGTACTTCCAGAATACCACGTCCCACAGTGCCCGCTGCATGCCCCACACCAG GTGTGAGGACCTGGGCCTGGAGCTGGAAATCCGAGGTACCCCCAAGTCTGACACAGTCTGCAAAAGCCCAGGACAGACACCTGAGATGACAG gagCCGCACTGCTGCTCGCTGTCCTGCTGCCCCTGGCCCTGTTGCTGCTGTTTGCTGCCGTCCTGGCCTGCACCTGGAGAACCCACCCCTCTCTCTGCCGGAAGCTGG GCACTCTACTCAAGAAGCACCCAGAGGTAACCAGGAGGCTGCAAGCTGGG GGGGGAGAGGCTGACACTGCAGATGGAGTCTGGGAGCCCCCCAGGGCCAGCTCTCACTTCCCTGACCTGGTGAAGCCACTGCTGCCCCTGTCTGGGGATGCGTCCCCCATCCTGGCCGGCCATCCTGCGGCTTCCCCTGTTGAGAAGGAGGTGCCACAGCATCAGAGTCCTGCCAGGGACCAGGAGGCTGAGCCCCCGGAGCACGGCCAGGTGGCCCATG CCACCAACGGCTTCCATGTCACCGGCGGGTCTGTGACCGTCACTGGCAATATCTATATCTACAATGGACCTGTACTGGGGGGAGCACGGGGTCCTGGAGacccccctgccaccccagaTCCTCCATACCCTATCCCAGAAGAGGGTGTTCCAGGTTCCTCTGAGCTGTCCACACCCTCCCAGGAAGATGGCAAAGCCTGGCACCTGGCTGAAACAGAGACCCTGGGATGCCATGCTCTCTAG